A genomic segment from Lutzomyia longipalpis isolate SR_M1_2022 chromosome 3, ASM2433408v1 encodes:
- the LOC129792206 gene encoding BUB3-interacting and GLEBS motif-containing protein ZNF207 isoform X5: MGRKKKKASKPWCWYCNREFDDDKILVQHQKAKHFKCHICHKKLYTGPGLSIHCMQVHKETIDKVPNSLPNRSNIEIEIYGMEGIPAEDIREHERAKNGNKSDSDDDEPATKKTKPEMGGGMGAATGMPVMPNMMAPHLLGQYGQMNPMLGHMGPIPPGAYMNPGAGMPMMNPHMLGAPGRPLFPSASHPGNSLTPTMPAKPTFPAYSNATISAPPTTNSAGNVNTPPTSDAYKAPPNTIPASGTTSKIMHPPEDLSLEELRARKTKYERKVVPPATSAVSAGMLGKMPPVHHHSLPTTSVTMQMSSSYAPVTTSAPAIVSFPEHAAAVAAHAAATQQKQLEDLNRAVMMQRIQQARQTGPPLGMMPVVSSPMSLVPPMMRPAMNFPPQTATLLGSNMMRSPSPALGIPGAAAGLITPIPGIVPPGMGVMIPGPPMLPMMPPRFR, encoded by the exons ATgggaaggaagaagaaaaaggcgTCGAAGCCGTGGTGCTG GTACTGCAACCGGGAGTTTGACGATGATAAGATTCTGGTACAGCATCAAAAGGCAAAACACTTTAAATGTCACATCTGCCACAAAAAGCTCTACACAGGTCCAGGACTCTCAATTCATTGTATGCAGGTTCACAAGGAAACAATTGACAAG GTGCCGAATTCTCTGCCAAATCGGTCcaatattgaaattgaaatctaCGGAATGGAGGGAATCCCAGCTGAGGACATCAGGGAACACGAACGAGCCAAGAATGGGAATAAGAGTGATTCGGACGACGATGAGCCGGCCACGAAAAAGACAAAACCAGAAATGGGTGGGGGAATGGGTGCAGCTACGGGTATGCCTGTGATGCCAAATATGATGGCGCCCCATTTACTAGGTCAATACGGGCAGATGAATCCAATGCTCGGGCATATGGGTCCCATACCGCCGGGTGCATACATGAATCCCGGTGCTGGGATGCCAATGATGAATCCTCACATGCTCGGTGCCCCAGGGAGGCCACTCTTCCCATCTGCCTCGCATCCGGGCAATAGCCTCACCCCCACAATGCCTGCCAAGCCAACTTTCCCAGCCTACAG CAATGCTACAATTAGTGCACCACCAACAACAAATTCAGCAGGAAATGTCAATACACCACCCACATCGGACGCCTACAAAGCACCTCCAAATACAATCCCCGCATCGGGAACAACGTCAAAGATTATGCATCCACCGGAGGATTTGAGTTTGGAGGAGTTGCGTGCACGGAAGACAAAGTACGAGCGCAAAGTTGTGCCACCGGCTACGTCAGCTGTGTCAGCAGGGATGCTGGGGAAGATGCCACCGGTGCATCATCATAGTTTACCCACGACGTCTGTTACAATGCAAATGAGCAGCAGTTATGCCCCCGTGACAACAAGTGCTCCGGCCATTGTGTCATTTCCCGAG caTGCCGCCGCTGTGGCTGCCCATGCTGCTGCCACACAGCAAAAACAATTGGAAGACTTGAATAGGGCAGTGATGATGCAAAGAATCCAGCAGGCACGGCAGACTGGGCCTCCATTGGGAATG ATGCCTGTGGTTTCTAGTCCGATGTCTTTGGTGCCACCAATGATGAGACCCGCAATGAATTTTCCGCCCCAGACTGCCACTCTTTTGGGAAGCAATATGATGAGATCTCCGTCTCCTGCATTAGGAATACCCGGTGCAG CAGCAGGTTTAATTACACCAATACCCGGAATTGTCCCACCGGGAATGGGTGTGATGATTCCGGGGCCGCCGATGCTTCCCATGATGCCACCGAGATTTCGGTGA
- the LOC129792206 gene encoding BUB3-interacting and GLEBS motif-containing protein ZNF207 isoform X4, which translates to MGRKKKKASKPWCWYCNREFDDDKILVQHQKAKHFKCHICHKKLYTGPGLSIHCMQVHKETIDKVPNSLPNRSNIEIEIYGMEGIPAEDIREHERAKNGNKSDSDDDEPATKKTKPEMGGGMGAATGMPVMPNMMAPHLLGQYGQMNPMLGHMGPIPPGAYMNPGAGMPMMNPHMLGAPGRPLFPSASHPGNSLTPTMPAKPTFPAYSNATISAPPTTNSAGNVNTPPTSDAYKAPPNTIPASGTTSKIMHPPEDLSLEELRARKTKYERKVVPPATSAVSAGMLGKMPPVHHHSLPTTSVTMQMSSSYAPVTTSAPAIVSFPEFSFKHAAAVAAHAAATQQKQLEDLNRAVMMQRIQQARQTGPPLGMMPVVSSPMSLVPPMMRPAMNFPPQTATLLGSNMMRSPSPALGIPGAAGLITPIPGIVPPGMGVMIPGPPMLPMMPPRFR; encoded by the exons ATgggaaggaagaagaaaaaggcgTCGAAGCCGTGGTGCTG GTACTGCAACCGGGAGTTTGACGATGATAAGATTCTGGTACAGCATCAAAAGGCAAAACACTTTAAATGTCACATCTGCCACAAAAAGCTCTACACAGGTCCAGGACTCTCAATTCATTGTATGCAGGTTCACAAGGAAACAATTGACAAG GTGCCGAATTCTCTGCCAAATCGGTCcaatattgaaattgaaatctaCGGAATGGAGGGAATCCCAGCTGAGGACATCAGGGAACACGAACGAGCCAAGAATGGGAATAAGAGTGATTCGGACGACGATGAGCCGGCCACGAAAAAGACAAAACCAGAAATGGGTGGGGGAATGGGTGCAGCTACGGGTATGCCTGTGATGCCAAATATGATGGCGCCCCATTTACTAGGTCAATACGGGCAGATGAATCCAATGCTCGGGCATATGGGTCCCATACCGCCGGGTGCATACATGAATCCCGGTGCTGGGATGCCAATGATGAATCCTCACATGCTCGGTGCCCCAGGGAGGCCACTCTTCCCATCTGCCTCGCATCCGGGCAATAGCCTCACCCCCACAATGCCTGCCAAGCCAACTTTCCCAGCCTACAG CAATGCTACAATTAGTGCACCACCAACAACAAATTCAGCAGGAAATGTCAATACACCACCCACATCGGACGCCTACAAAGCACCTCCAAATACAATCCCCGCATCGGGAACAACGTCAAAGATTATGCATCCACCGGAGGATTTGAGTTTGGAGGAGTTGCGTGCACGGAAGACAAAGTACGAGCGCAAAGTTGTGCCACCGGCTACGTCAGCTGTGTCAGCAGGGATGCTGGGGAAGATGCCACCGGTGCATCATCATAGTTTACCCACGACGTCTGTTACAATGCAAATGAGCAGCAGTTATGCCCCCGTGACAACAAGTGCTCCGGCCATTGTGTCATTTCCCGAG ttttcttttaagcaTGCCGCCGCTGTGGCTGCCCATGCTGCTGCCACACAGCAAAAACAATTGGAAGACTTGAATAGGGCAGTGATGATGCAAAGAATCCAGCAGGCACGGCAGACTGGGCCTCCATTGGGAATG ATGCCTGTGGTTTCTAGTCCGATGTCTTTGGTGCCACCAATGATGAGACCCGCAATGAATTTTCCGCCCCAGACTGCCACTCTTTTGGGAAGCAATATGATGAGATCTCCGTCTCCTGCATTAGGAATACCCGGTGCAG CAGGTTTAATTACACCAATACCCGGAATTGTCCCACCGGGAATGGGTGTGATGATTCCGGGGCCGCCGATGCTTCCCATGATGCCACCGAGATTTCGGTGA
- the LOC129792206 gene encoding BUB3-interacting and GLEBS motif-containing protein ZNF207 isoform X6, whose amino-acid sequence MGRKKKKASKPWCWYCNREFDDDKILVQHQKAKHFKCHICHKKLYTGPGLSIHCMQVHKETIDKVPNSLPNRSNIEIEIYGMEGIPAEDIREHERAKNGNKSDSDDDEPATKKTKPEMGGGMGAATGMPVMPNMMAPHLLGQYGQMNPMLGHMGPIPPGAYMNPGAGMPMMNPHMLGAPGRPLFPSASHPGNSLTPTMPAKPTFPAYSNATISAPPTTNSAGNVNTPPTSDAYKAPPNTIPASGTTSKIMHPPEDLSLEELRARKTKYERKVVPPATSAVSAGMLGKMPPVHHHSLPTTSVTMQMSSSYAPVTTSAPAIVSFPEHAAAVAAHAAATQQKQLEDLNRAVMMQRIQQARQTGPPLGMMPVVSSPMSLVPPMMRPAMNFPPQTATLLGSNMMRSPSPALGIPGAAGLITPIPGIVPPGMGVMIPGPPMLPMMPPRFR is encoded by the exons ATgggaaggaagaagaaaaaggcgTCGAAGCCGTGGTGCTG GTACTGCAACCGGGAGTTTGACGATGATAAGATTCTGGTACAGCATCAAAAGGCAAAACACTTTAAATGTCACATCTGCCACAAAAAGCTCTACACAGGTCCAGGACTCTCAATTCATTGTATGCAGGTTCACAAGGAAACAATTGACAAG GTGCCGAATTCTCTGCCAAATCGGTCcaatattgaaattgaaatctaCGGAATGGAGGGAATCCCAGCTGAGGACATCAGGGAACACGAACGAGCCAAGAATGGGAATAAGAGTGATTCGGACGACGATGAGCCGGCCACGAAAAAGACAAAACCAGAAATGGGTGGGGGAATGGGTGCAGCTACGGGTATGCCTGTGATGCCAAATATGATGGCGCCCCATTTACTAGGTCAATACGGGCAGATGAATCCAATGCTCGGGCATATGGGTCCCATACCGCCGGGTGCATACATGAATCCCGGTGCTGGGATGCCAATGATGAATCCTCACATGCTCGGTGCCCCAGGGAGGCCACTCTTCCCATCTGCCTCGCATCCGGGCAATAGCCTCACCCCCACAATGCCTGCCAAGCCAACTTTCCCAGCCTACAG CAATGCTACAATTAGTGCACCACCAACAACAAATTCAGCAGGAAATGTCAATACACCACCCACATCGGACGCCTACAAAGCACCTCCAAATACAATCCCCGCATCGGGAACAACGTCAAAGATTATGCATCCACCGGAGGATTTGAGTTTGGAGGAGTTGCGTGCACGGAAGACAAAGTACGAGCGCAAAGTTGTGCCACCGGCTACGTCAGCTGTGTCAGCAGGGATGCTGGGGAAGATGCCACCGGTGCATCATCATAGTTTACCCACGACGTCTGTTACAATGCAAATGAGCAGCAGTTATGCCCCCGTGACAACAAGTGCTCCGGCCATTGTGTCATTTCCCGAG caTGCCGCCGCTGTGGCTGCCCATGCTGCTGCCACACAGCAAAAACAATTGGAAGACTTGAATAGGGCAGTGATGATGCAAAGAATCCAGCAGGCACGGCAGACTGGGCCTCCATTGGGAATG ATGCCTGTGGTTTCTAGTCCGATGTCTTTGGTGCCACCAATGATGAGACCCGCAATGAATTTTCCGCCCCAGACTGCCACTCTTTTGGGAAGCAATATGATGAGATCTCCGTCTCCTGCATTAGGAATACCCGGTGCAG CAGGTTTAATTACACCAATACCCGGAATTGTCCCACCGGGAATGGGTGTGATGATTCCGGGGCCGCCGATGCTTCCCATGATGCCACCGAGATTTCGGTGA
- the LOC129792206 gene encoding BUB3-interacting and GLEBS motif-containing protein ZNF207 isoform X2, translated as MGRKKKKASKPWCWYCNREFDDDKILVQHQKAKHFKCHICHKKLYTGPGLSIHCMQVHKETIDKVPNSLPNRSNIEIEIYGMEGIPAEDIREHERAKNGNKSDSDDDEPATKKTKPEMGGGMGAATGMPVMPNMMAPHLLGQYGQMNPMLGHMGPIPPGAYMNPGAGMPMMNPHMLGAPGRPLFPSASHPGNSLTPTMPAKPTFPAYSNATISAPPTTNSAGNVNTPPTSDAYKAPPNTIPASGTTSKIMHPPEDLSLEELRARKTKYERKVVPPATSAVSAGMLGKMPPVHHHSLPTTSVTMQMSSSYAPVTTSAPAIVSFPEHAAAVAAHAAATQQKQLEDLNRAVMMQRIQQARQTGPPLGMMPVVSSPMSLVPPMMRPAMNFPPQTATLLGSNMMRSPSPALGIPGAGGLHSFSTAAGLITPIPGIVPPGMGVMIPGPPMLPMMPPRFR; from the exons ATgggaaggaagaagaaaaaggcgTCGAAGCCGTGGTGCTG GTACTGCAACCGGGAGTTTGACGATGATAAGATTCTGGTACAGCATCAAAAGGCAAAACACTTTAAATGTCACATCTGCCACAAAAAGCTCTACACAGGTCCAGGACTCTCAATTCATTGTATGCAGGTTCACAAGGAAACAATTGACAAG GTGCCGAATTCTCTGCCAAATCGGTCcaatattgaaattgaaatctaCGGAATGGAGGGAATCCCAGCTGAGGACATCAGGGAACACGAACGAGCCAAGAATGGGAATAAGAGTGATTCGGACGACGATGAGCCGGCCACGAAAAAGACAAAACCAGAAATGGGTGGGGGAATGGGTGCAGCTACGGGTATGCCTGTGATGCCAAATATGATGGCGCCCCATTTACTAGGTCAATACGGGCAGATGAATCCAATGCTCGGGCATATGGGTCCCATACCGCCGGGTGCATACATGAATCCCGGTGCTGGGATGCCAATGATGAATCCTCACATGCTCGGTGCCCCAGGGAGGCCACTCTTCCCATCTGCCTCGCATCCGGGCAATAGCCTCACCCCCACAATGCCTGCCAAGCCAACTTTCCCAGCCTACAG CAATGCTACAATTAGTGCACCACCAACAACAAATTCAGCAGGAAATGTCAATACACCACCCACATCGGACGCCTACAAAGCACCTCCAAATACAATCCCCGCATCGGGAACAACGTCAAAGATTATGCATCCACCGGAGGATTTGAGTTTGGAGGAGTTGCGTGCACGGAAGACAAAGTACGAGCGCAAAGTTGTGCCACCGGCTACGTCAGCTGTGTCAGCAGGGATGCTGGGGAAGATGCCACCGGTGCATCATCATAGTTTACCCACGACGTCTGTTACAATGCAAATGAGCAGCAGTTATGCCCCCGTGACAACAAGTGCTCCGGCCATTGTGTCATTTCCCGAG caTGCCGCCGCTGTGGCTGCCCATGCTGCTGCCACACAGCAAAAACAATTGGAAGACTTGAATAGGGCAGTGATGATGCAAAGAATCCAGCAGGCACGGCAGACTGGGCCTCCATTGGGAATG ATGCCTGTGGTTTCTAGTCCGATGTCTTTGGTGCCACCAATGATGAGACCCGCAATGAATTTTCCGCCCCAGACTGCCACTCTTTTGGGAAGCAATATGATGAGATCTCCGTCTCCTGCATTAGGAATACCCGGTGCAG GAGGACTCCATTCTTTCTCCACAGCAGCAGGTTTAATTACACCAATACCCGGAATTGTCCCACCGGGAATGGGTGTGATGATTCCGGGGCCGCCGATGCTTCCCATGATGCCACCGAGATTTCGGTGA
- the LOC129792206 gene encoding BUB3-interacting and GLEBS motif-containing protein ZNF207 isoform X3 translates to MGRKKKKASKPWCWYCNREFDDDKILVQHQKAKHFKCHICHKKLYTGPGLSIHCMQVHKETIDKVPNSLPNRSNIEIEIYGMEGIPAEDIREHERAKNGNKSDSDDDEPATKKTKPEMGGGMGAATGMPVMPNMMAPHLLGQYGQMNPMLGHMGPIPPGAYMNPGAGMPMMNPHMLGAPGRPLFPSASHPGNSLTPTMPAKPTFPAYSNATISAPPTTNSAGNVNTPPTSDAYKAPPNTIPASGTTSKIMHPPEDLSLEELRARKTKYERKVVPPATSAVSAGMLGKMPPVHHHSLPTTSVTMQMSSSYAPVTTSAPAIVSFPEFSFKHAAAVAAHAAATQQKQLEDLNRAVMMQRIQQARQTGPPLGMMPVVSSPMSLVPPMMRPAMNFPPQTATLLGSNMMRSPSPALGIPGAAAGLITPIPGIVPPGMGVMIPGPPMLPMMPPRFR, encoded by the exons ATgggaaggaagaagaaaaaggcgTCGAAGCCGTGGTGCTG GTACTGCAACCGGGAGTTTGACGATGATAAGATTCTGGTACAGCATCAAAAGGCAAAACACTTTAAATGTCACATCTGCCACAAAAAGCTCTACACAGGTCCAGGACTCTCAATTCATTGTATGCAGGTTCACAAGGAAACAATTGACAAG GTGCCGAATTCTCTGCCAAATCGGTCcaatattgaaattgaaatctaCGGAATGGAGGGAATCCCAGCTGAGGACATCAGGGAACACGAACGAGCCAAGAATGGGAATAAGAGTGATTCGGACGACGATGAGCCGGCCACGAAAAAGACAAAACCAGAAATGGGTGGGGGAATGGGTGCAGCTACGGGTATGCCTGTGATGCCAAATATGATGGCGCCCCATTTACTAGGTCAATACGGGCAGATGAATCCAATGCTCGGGCATATGGGTCCCATACCGCCGGGTGCATACATGAATCCCGGTGCTGGGATGCCAATGATGAATCCTCACATGCTCGGTGCCCCAGGGAGGCCACTCTTCCCATCTGCCTCGCATCCGGGCAATAGCCTCACCCCCACAATGCCTGCCAAGCCAACTTTCCCAGCCTACAG CAATGCTACAATTAGTGCACCACCAACAACAAATTCAGCAGGAAATGTCAATACACCACCCACATCGGACGCCTACAAAGCACCTCCAAATACAATCCCCGCATCGGGAACAACGTCAAAGATTATGCATCCACCGGAGGATTTGAGTTTGGAGGAGTTGCGTGCACGGAAGACAAAGTACGAGCGCAAAGTTGTGCCACCGGCTACGTCAGCTGTGTCAGCAGGGATGCTGGGGAAGATGCCACCGGTGCATCATCATAGTTTACCCACGACGTCTGTTACAATGCAAATGAGCAGCAGTTATGCCCCCGTGACAACAAGTGCTCCGGCCATTGTGTCATTTCCCGAG ttttcttttaagcaTGCCGCCGCTGTGGCTGCCCATGCTGCTGCCACACAGCAAAAACAATTGGAAGACTTGAATAGGGCAGTGATGATGCAAAGAATCCAGCAGGCACGGCAGACTGGGCCTCCATTGGGAATG ATGCCTGTGGTTTCTAGTCCGATGTCTTTGGTGCCACCAATGATGAGACCCGCAATGAATTTTCCGCCCCAGACTGCCACTCTTTTGGGAAGCAATATGATGAGATCTCCGTCTCCTGCATTAGGAATACCCGGTGCAG CAGCAGGTTTAATTACACCAATACCCGGAATTGTCCCACCGGGAATGGGTGTGATGATTCCGGGGCCGCCGATGCTTCCCATGATGCCACCGAGATTTCGGTGA
- the LOC129792206 gene encoding BUB3-interacting and GLEBS motif-containing protein ZNF207 isoform X1 codes for MGRKKKKASKPWCWYCNREFDDDKILVQHQKAKHFKCHICHKKLYTGPGLSIHCMQVHKETIDKVPNSLPNRSNIEIEIYGMEGIPAEDIREHERAKNGNKSDSDDDEPATKKTKPEMGGGMGAATGMPVMPNMMAPHLLGQYGQMNPMLGHMGPIPPGAYMNPGAGMPMMNPHMLGAPGRPLFPSASHPGNSLTPTMPAKPTFPAYSNATISAPPTTNSAGNVNTPPTSDAYKAPPNTIPASGTTSKIMHPPEDLSLEELRARKTKYERKVVPPATSAVSAGMLGKMPPVHHHSLPTTSVTMQMSSSYAPVTTSAPAIVSFPEFSFKHAAAVAAHAAATQQKQLEDLNRAVMMQRIQQARQTGPPLGMMPVVSSPMSLVPPMMRPAMNFPPQTATLLGSNMMRSPSPALGIPGAGGLHSFSTAAGLITPIPGIVPPGMGVMIPGPPMLPMMPPRFR; via the exons ATgggaaggaagaagaaaaaggcgTCGAAGCCGTGGTGCTG GTACTGCAACCGGGAGTTTGACGATGATAAGATTCTGGTACAGCATCAAAAGGCAAAACACTTTAAATGTCACATCTGCCACAAAAAGCTCTACACAGGTCCAGGACTCTCAATTCATTGTATGCAGGTTCACAAGGAAACAATTGACAAG GTGCCGAATTCTCTGCCAAATCGGTCcaatattgaaattgaaatctaCGGAATGGAGGGAATCCCAGCTGAGGACATCAGGGAACACGAACGAGCCAAGAATGGGAATAAGAGTGATTCGGACGACGATGAGCCGGCCACGAAAAAGACAAAACCAGAAATGGGTGGGGGAATGGGTGCAGCTACGGGTATGCCTGTGATGCCAAATATGATGGCGCCCCATTTACTAGGTCAATACGGGCAGATGAATCCAATGCTCGGGCATATGGGTCCCATACCGCCGGGTGCATACATGAATCCCGGTGCTGGGATGCCAATGATGAATCCTCACATGCTCGGTGCCCCAGGGAGGCCACTCTTCCCATCTGCCTCGCATCCGGGCAATAGCCTCACCCCCACAATGCCTGCCAAGCCAACTTTCCCAGCCTACAG CAATGCTACAATTAGTGCACCACCAACAACAAATTCAGCAGGAAATGTCAATACACCACCCACATCGGACGCCTACAAAGCACCTCCAAATACAATCCCCGCATCGGGAACAACGTCAAAGATTATGCATCCACCGGAGGATTTGAGTTTGGAGGAGTTGCGTGCACGGAAGACAAAGTACGAGCGCAAAGTTGTGCCACCGGCTACGTCAGCTGTGTCAGCAGGGATGCTGGGGAAGATGCCACCGGTGCATCATCATAGTTTACCCACGACGTCTGTTACAATGCAAATGAGCAGCAGTTATGCCCCCGTGACAACAAGTGCTCCGGCCATTGTGTCATTTCCCGAG ttttcttttaagcaTGCCGCCGCTGTGGCTGCCCATGCTGCTGCCACACAGCAAAAACAATTGGAAGACTTGAATAGGGCAGTGATGATGCAAAGAATCCAGCAGGCACGGCAGACTGGGCCTCCATTGGGAATG ATGCCTGTGGTTTCTAGTCCGATGTCTTTGGTGCCACCAATGATGAGACCCGCAATGAATTTTCCGCCCCAGACTGCCACTCTTTTGGGAAGCAATATGATGAGATCTCCGTCTCCTGCATTAGGAATACCCGGTGCAG GAGGACTCCATTCTTTCTCCACAGCAGCAGGTTTAATTACACCAATACCCGGAATTGTCCCACCGGGAATGGGTGTGATGATTCCGGGGCCGCCGATGCTTCCCATGATGCCACCGAGATTTCGGTGA
- the LOC129792206 gene encoding BUB3-interacting and GLEBS motif-containing protein ZNF207 isoform X7 encodes MGRKKKKASKPWCWYCNREFDDDKILVQHQKAKHFKCHICHKKLYTGPGLSIHCMQVHKETIDKVPNSLPNRSNIEIEIYGMEGIPAEDIREHERAKNGNKSDSDDDEPATKKTKPEMGGGMGAATGMPVMPNMMAPHLLGQYGQMNPMLGHMGPIPPGAYMNPGAGMPMMNPHMLGAPGRPLFPSASHPGNSLTPTMPAKPTFPAYSNATISAPPTTNSAGNVNTPPTSDAYKAPPNTIPASGTTSKIMHPPEDLSLEELRARKTKYERKVVPPATSAVSAGMLGKMPPVHHHSLPTTSVTMQMSSSYAPVTTSAPAIVSFPEHAAAVAAHAAATQQKQLEDLNRAVMMQRIQQARQTGPPLGMMPVVSSPMSLVPPMMRPAMNFPPQTATLLGSNMMRSPSPALGIPGAGKLCIFSRTALIHLS; translated from the exons ATgggaaggaagaagaaaaaggcgTCGAAGCCGTGGTGCTG GTACTGCAACCGGGAGTTTGACGATGATAAGATTCTGGTACAGCATCAAAAGGCAAAACACTTTAAATGTCACATCTGCCACAAAAAGCTCTACACAGGTCCAGGACTCTCAATTCATTGTATGCAGGTTCACAAGGAAACAATTGACAAG GTGCCGAATTCTCTGCCAAATCGGTCcaatattgaaattgaaatctaCGGAATGGAGGGAATCCCAGCTGAGGACATCAGGGAACACGAACGAGCCAAGAATGGGAATAAGAGTGATTCGGACGACGATGAGCCGGCCACGAAAAAGACAAAACCAGAAATGGGTGGGGGAATGGGTGCAGCTACGGGTATGCCTGTGATGCCAAATATGATGGCGCCCCATTTACTAGGTCAATACGGGCAGATGAATCCAATGCTCGGGCATATGGGTCCCATACCGCCGGGTGCATACATGAATCCCGGTGCTGGGATGCCAATGATGAATCCTCACATGCTCGGTGCCCCAGGGAGGCCACTCTTCCCATCTGCCTCGCATCCGGGCAATAGCCTCACCCCCACAATGCCTGCCAAGCCAACTTTCCCAGCCTACAG CAATGCTACAATTAGTGCACCACCAACAACAAATTCAGCAGGAAATGTCAATACACCACCCACATCGGACGCCTACAAAGCACCTCCAAATACAATCCCCGCATCGGGAACAACGTCAAAGATTATGCATCCACCGGAGGATTTGAGTTTGGAGGAGTTGCGTGCACGGAAGACAAAGTACGAGCGCAAAGTTGTGCCACCGGCTACGTCAGCTGTGTCAGCAGGGATGCTGGGGAAGATGCCACCGGTGCATCATCATAGTTTACCCACGACGTCTGTTACAATGCAAATGAGCAGCAGTTATGCCCCCGTGACAACAAGTGCTCCGGCCATTGTGTCATTTCCCGAG caTGCCGCCGCTGTGGCTGCCCATGCTGCTGCCACACAGCAAAAACAATTGGAAGACTTGAATAGGGCAGTGATGATGCAAAGAATCCAGCAGGCACGGCAGACTGGGCCTCCATTGGGAATG ATGCCTGTGGTTTCTAGTCCGATGTCTTTGGTGCCACCAATGATGAGACCCGCAATGAATTTTCCGCCCCAGACTGCCACTCTTTTGGGAAGCAATATGATGAGATCTCCGTCTCCTGCATTAGGAATACCCGGTGCAGGTAAGTTATGCATCTTTTCTCGCACAGCATTGATACATCTCTCTTGA